In one window of Verrucomicrobiota bacterium DNA:
- a CDS encoding IS5 family transposase has protein sequence MKIASYETNLTDAQWALLKPLLPDPAKRGRPPTDRRRVIDAILYLVKGGIPWRLLPVDFPPWKTVHWIFRQWTRNQTWEKLNERLRALARKQQDKRSRPTAAVLDSQSVKSDPHGGAVGYDAAKKIKGRKRHLLVDTLGLVLGVAVTAAHVPEREGAQGLLGRVLGWFTWLRKMWVDGGYSGPDFATWVRTIRPKLEVEVVKRSDDVSGFKVLPKRWVVERTFGWLMRHRRLVRDYEHCESSAESWVYIAMIRIQLRRLA, from the coding sequence ATGAAAATCGCCTCTTACGAAACCAACCTCACCGACGCCCAATGGGCCCTCCTGAAACCCTTGCTTCCCGACCCCGCCAAACGCGGCCGTCCGCCGACGGATCGGCGTCGGGTGATCGATGCCATCCTCTACCTTGTCAAAGGAGGTATTCCCTGGCGGCTGCTCCCGGTCGATTTTCCTCCGTGGAAAACTGTGCACTGGATCTTCCGCCAGTGGACGCGCAATCAGACCTGGGAGAAACTCAACGAGCGTCTTCGAGCTCTGGCTCGCAAGCAACAGGACAAGCGCTCGCGCCCCACCGCGGCGGTCCTGGACAGTCAAAGCGTCAAATCCGATCCGCACGGAGGGGCCGTGGGATACGATGCGGCCAAGAAGATCAAAGGGCGCAAGCGTCATCTGCTGGTCGATACGTTGGGTCTGGTGCTGGGCGTGGCGGTGACGGCGGCCCATGTCCCGGAACGCGAAGGGGCTCAAGGCCTGCTCGGCCGCGTGCTGGGTTGGTTCACGTGGTTGAGGAAAATGTGGGTCGATGGCGGTTACAGCGGCCCGGACTTCGCGACGTGGGTGCGGACGATTCGTCCGAAGCTGGAGGTGGAGGTGGTCAAACGTTCCGACGACGTGAGCGGGTTCAAGGTGTTGCCCAAACGCTGGGTCGTCGAACGAACTTTCGGGTGGTTGATGCGTCACCGACGCCTGGTGCGGGACTACGAGCACTGCGAGAGCAGCGCGGAATCGTGGGTTTACATCGCGATGATCCGAATTCAACTCCGTCGATTGGCCTAA